The window TAggatattaaaattaattaaatctttaccttatataaattaaaatattcacttattcttttatttatgtaGACCAAGCAAGGGAAGTTTAGCATCAAGACAATGTATATAGCAGCAAGGTCTCAATTTTAGAAAGTTACATGGAAGAATCTTGTGCTGGGAGATGTTACTATATCAAGGCATCTATTTATTCTATGGCTAACTCTCAACCAAAGGTTAGCAACAGTGGATAGACTGGCAAAATGGAAGATTGATGTGCCGAAGGAATGTGTTATGCACTAGCCAGAAAGAAGAGACGTTGGATCACCTTTTCTTTGAATGTGCTTATGCTAGATCAATATGGGCTGCATTAGTAGGTTGGTTGAAAGAAAAACACAATGTTGGAAGCTGGGAACAGGAATTAAAATGGCTGATCAAGAGGACAAACAGCAGCAGACCACGAGCTCAAGTTCTCACATTTCTATTTGCAGCAACAATTTATTACACATAGATGGAGAGGAACAAAAGAAGATTTCAGAACCAGTGTATTATATATGTAGAAAGAGTTCGAGAAATAGCCTTGCAGTTGCATATCAAAGGCCAGAACATGAGCAAATGGAAGTCAATGTTAGAACAGTTAAATAGATATTCTAGCGGAAACAATGTATAAATCACGAAGAGATTAGAAAAAGTACATGACTGTAGTTATGAGAATTAAGAATTACAAATCACGAAGAGCTAGATCTTTATAAATCACGATTATTCATAGCACGATTATAAATCACGAAGAGCGGAAACAATTATTCATAGCACGATTATAAATCTCAAAATTTATGTAACTAAAATAATGTACAATTTTCTCAATATTCTTCTTAATTCTAACAAAATATATAGATAATTCAACTGACCATAGTTCTAACTTCTAACAATTTCTCAATATTTATGTAACTAAAATAATGTACAATTTTCTCAATATTCTTCTTAATTCTAACAAAATATATAGATAATTCAACCGACCATAGTTCTTAATTCTAACAAAATATAAAGATACTTTCAACGTTAATTCTAACAAAatataaaagatgaataaattattattataatcTTATTATTACTTTCTTTATAACAAATTCCGCTAATTAATCGCACAAGACAGAAGATAATCACTTAACTTGGTGAATTGGAGGTAAAACGTAAATAAAATGTCTGAGGTAGGTGGGCCGAAAGTTATTCTTTTATTAAGCTTGCTAAATCGATTAACTTCAACATTGTAAAAAACTTAcccttatttatatatttatttattttatagctcaaaataatatttaataatatttacgtAATCTTTATGGATTGACGTGAtacacacgtgcaacgcacgtacactaaaactagtactatattaaaagcacgaagacccttagcgaaatgtcgttcgcctttttttaccctttttaaaatagagttcacattagacaaaatagtcatttgattatttccctaatatttaaaatagtcatttaattaattcCCTACTATTTAGGAATAGTTATTTAATTACTATTCCTATAATACTTATAATTGACACACATACTAGGAAACATTTTCGTTCTCTACACAATAGAAAGTTTTCGTCCAACTCTATATTTAGGAGtattattaaatttttctttctaaTTCAGGAGgatcttttttagttaataaaaatttGTCCAATTTACATACAATAGGAAGGTTTCAATTTttctttagttaataaaattttaactaaTTCACCTACTAGAAAACTTTTGATACTTTCAACTATGTTAATATTTAGGAGTATTATAATTTCACACTTGAAAAGTTCTTAAAATTTGACTAATTCATGCACACACTAGGAAAGTTTTGATATAAATTTTTGACACTGAATTTTTTATAACTATATTAGATGAAGACGAGCTCTTTGAAAACTTATAAGagtcttttttttaataaaattttcacccaattttATATACATCTGTAATTCTATTAAAAGAAGTTACAATTTCACCTTTTCATCATCATAATTTTGCCTTGTTGGAGCAACAACTACAAAATTAAAGGTTTTAAGTTTTCTTTCTTTGAGCAATTTTTTTACTAGCAGTTGAATTTTGCATTCATGTATTTATATTAGTAGTTAAATTTTGCATGCACGTATTTAACCAATACATCTTATTTTGCTGATCTGGATTGTAAAGCTTGGTTGAATAGAATCCTTTTTGTATTAGACTGTATGCTTTAACCTTTAGTCAAGttatttcttttactattttttcgTGCTCTTATTGACCTTTTTCTCCGTTTTTAGTTGTTTTTAATAGTTCTTATACTGGATAAaactatattaaattatttttcttaaaattttaagattttgcaaataactaaaattttagttataatttttttatttgaactacgtaggaagtcctaatatttaatactctaaaatcaattaagattttaccttatgaaatttttaaaaataatttattcattGGAACTAAAAAACACGAAGGCCCTAAACGAATgttgttcgtcttttttaccctctaaatataaagttcacactagataaaacagtcatttaattatttctctaatAATTAAAGATATTTTGTTTAATAGATTTCTTAATATTTAAGAATACtcatttaattattctcctaCTATTTGGGACTTTAATTTTTCTATTCCTTTTAGATCTACAACCCGTGCCTTTTCAAATCCATGTAGATTTAGTAGTATTAAATTGTATGAACTTTCAATTACCACTAGGAAAATTTCTGATACTTTGTACCACTTATATGTTTAAAATGATCTTTTAATAAAATTGTCGTCACTTTCAAATTCCATTTAATTTTAGACTTATGATGGTTTTTCACTTTCTACCTCCACTTAAATTTAGCAatattaaattttaaacacgatTTATCCTAGGAAAGTGATCACTTTGTAACTCCTTTTAGTTTTAGGGggctttttaaataaaattttgactCAATTAAATTTCAAGCACTTTCGTTTTATACTAGGAAAGATTCGATTACTTTGTACTCATTTTAGATTAATTTTTTATAAGCTATTAGGTAAAAATAAGCACTTTGAACTCCTTTTTGTTTTAGGAgtctctatttttttaaaaaaatctttatttattttaactatATATAATTTTACTTTACATAAATCTTTTCCTGTTTCAATTATATATGTAATGCTTCTATAAAAGAAGCTTTACCGTTCTACTATTTTTATCATCGAAACTTACACAATTTTACTTTAGAAAGTGTCAAAAAAATTGCATTGaacaaaatagttatttaattatttttgaatatttaggactttaattgTTTCTTAAATATTTAGGAcgtcaaaattaattaaatttatgtattaaattttttTCTATTCTGATTATGTACTATGCCTTATTTGTAAAAGAAAATCACGTTTTTAAATTTAGAAGCTTAAAATCCATATATTACAAATTCAAATTAGGACTTCCAAGTTCCAAGGCACATAGGCCATATGCCTTGAAATTATACTTTTAGCTTCGAACATCAATTTTATGTTCAAGGATCTTAATTattatagttttaaattttttaaagcgGGTAGACACAAAATATAGTTTCACCTTTCAATCAAATGTTATTCCTCTGATATTTGTATATAATAAAGCAAGTATTAGAACAAACTAAAGGAAAAACTACTAGAATAGATCAAATTTCTAAACATGATTAACACAATTATCATTTAAAACTAATAATTTTTTGTTAATTCTTATATTATAATGTAAATACATCTTTTGAataatatttatgttatttttaaaaaattattctcATTAATACGAGGTAACACCCAGTGAACGTACAATAAGATGCAACGCGTACTTTCCATCTATtgatactatattaaaagcaagaAGCTCTTTAGCAAAAttttatttgcattttttatcctttaaaatagcTTTCATATTAGTCAAAGctataatttaattaattctattatctaaaattttaaaatcaaataaaatttaattattaaaacttattttttttcttagtttAACTATATAGAAATTCATAATATTTAGAACTACATCGTCAATAAATTTTCTTTCACATATTTGACATAAAACTTTACTCTCCAAAATATTGTTACTACAGTTTTTTTATCTAACATTAAATGTATGTACAATATTTTACTCCTAtgattaatattttcttttagtaattTACATGTATTTTTTCCCACAAtaatatatatgcatatttacttttaataTTCTTTGCTAAAATATTTGCCATTTTAGTAAATGCATCATAACAAACTTAATCAAATTATCTGTTGTAGGTCCAACTCTAACTAACTATCGCATTAACCTAATAAACAAATCTTTGCATCTACTTTAATGTCCATTACAATTTTACACCTTGTTcttttacataaattttaataatttacaccTTTATTACTCAtaaaattattttgactaagaaaAGACATGTTGCTAGCTCCCATCACTAGAAGCAACAAGGTTTTTAGTGACGACGTTATGTGGTGATCGTATTTCTATGGCGATCTCTACAACCGCCACCAAATTTTAATGCCTATATGTTGCTATTTCGTGAAACGACTTACCTAAAATCTATGCATTTGTTTACTTTTTGTGATGGACGTAGCCGTTACAAAagctaataataaaataaatcagTTTTTGTGAAGACTAAACTCGAGACAAATAGTAAATAAATGTGCCACAAAATAGATTTAAAGTAGGTCACCTTTGAAAAGGCAACTTATAGGCACTCATTTTTGGTGGTGCAACAAGAATCACCAAAGAGTGTCATCCCTGAAAACCTTATTTCATGTAGTGAATTCGTTGAACTTTGACTAGAATCTTTGAAAATATGCTACATAATTAATCAAGAGGTTTTGGCATCGTCAATTATATGGTGCATCTTTGTTCATTAATTTTTCATTAAGTAACGATCCGTGTAATCCCAAAAAAAGATTCTTTTTGGGGAAAAATCATACAAGTTAACGTTTTATTTAATCATAATTTTACTGTTGGCCCTTTCTATAGTCAAGTGACAGAGCAATATATTGtgcaaaatatttaaaaaattcgGCACGAATGATCATTTACTCAAATAATATTAGCCATAGATTTCTTGTAAGACAATGCATTAGCTATTGattactcttttttttcttctaattagGAACTTTTATCATCATATTGCCTTGAGCTTTTATCATCTAATATTACGAAGGAAGATGTTAGAATGAAAAACAAATGTTCTATGACGtaagaaagaaaaggaatacTAATACTAGCTACTTAAATATACGATATGTAAATTGCAccttttataaatataaaaaaagtaAGTTTAATTAGTTACGAAGTTTGAAAAAACAATTATCTCCCTGGTAGTTCAaacgaaaaatatttttgttacttactatTTTGGGATATATATAGAACGACCATTTTAGTTATACTTGTACTCTCCTAATTATGGTTGTAGAATCTTGAAAATTTtggtaaaaacaaaaaaggtaacaagtccaaaaccaaaataAAGACAGATTAGATATTCCACCAGAACTAATCATACTATACAACTAATCTTTCTTCTAATTGCGTGTCTATTGCCGTCTTCATACAAAGCATGATTCATCGCTTATTCTCTTAATTTTAGCTTAGGAAGAAGTTTGGCAGGTTAATGAAGACAAATTATCTTAATCTCTTTATACCTGAGCCAACTTTAATAAGCGGTCCTCCTCTTACAAATGAATAATTCCGAAAATGAAACTGTATAACCAATttcaaaataatagaatatacattctgtatattatatacaaaaattatataaacttTATACACTTTTTCTGtatcgaatataaataatttttggcaCAGGTTAAAAGTGAAAAAAGCCCATGATAATTCTTATTCAAAATAGTGTCACATAAAATGGAATGAAGTGAGTAAATAGTTATAGTAAGAATTCATCGGCATCCAGTTTGTACATAAAACTAAATTAATAGATGAATGATATGTATTTTCACATAATTGTTTACTtaatcatatttatttaatatatagtTTCACTTTCACCATCCATTTCAATTTAAGTGATATAGTTTGACCCGGGATACAACTtaagaaaaaaaacttttgaaacttgtagtctTAGAAGTTTAAACAGTAAAAACTTATGGGGCTATAATATTTATGTgactataaaaacttctcatgaaagaaaaaatgagtaaaaattaaaaaattaaaattagattattttcaaatatattttttattgttattttggaataaactaaaaaagaaagtatGTTACGTAAATTGAAACAGaagaataatatattttcttatcGTAATAATTATTAATTACGAGTAAGTATTTCAAATACAAAGTTTTGTACATTTGCAAAATATGTTAGTAGAActtgttctcttttcttcaattatatgatcattttctctacttgtaCATACACACCAAAAATAGTTGTGCAAAATTGAAAGAATTTtagtaaaaaaacaaaaatcaaaagagTCCAAAACCAGAACACTGACAGATAAGATCCAGCCATATACCTCACTCAACACTAATCCTTCCTATAAAAGCAACATTCATCCCCTCTTTCTTTCTTGCCCTGCCACTTACTAATCTTCCTCCTCCCTTCGCTCCGCCTCCACCCACCATCCGCCGCCGTAGGTATGGATGTAAAACACCCCCAACCACCACCTTCCACCGTCAAAATCAAAAGAACCACCAGCTCCGACGGTAGCGGAACCGGTACAATAATTCTCAATAAATACCAACTCGGTCGTCTTTTAGGCCGTGGCAGCTTTGCTAAAGTCTACCTCGGCCGTTGTTTAGATGACAATAATACAGAAGTCGCCATTAAAGTTATAAACAAAACCGGTTCAACAACTACTTTTGATGCTTCTATGGAACCTCGTATAATCCGAGAAGTCTCCGCCATGCGCCGACTTAATCACCACCCAAACATCCTTAAACTCCACGAAGTCATGGCTACAAAAACCAAAATCTACTTCGTAATGGAACTCGCACACGGCGGAGAACTTTTTACGAAGCTCAACCGCCGTGGCGGCCGGTTTTCTGAATCAACCGCTCGGTTTTATTTCCACCAGCTTGTCTCCGCCCTACACTTCTGCCACCAAAACGGCGTCGCTCACCGCGATATTAAACCTCAAAATCTCCTCCTAGACAAAGACGGTCACCTTAAAATCTCCGACTTCGGACTCTCCGCCTTGCCGGAGCAACTACGTAACGGTCTCCTCCACACCGCTTGTGGAACTCCGGCGTATACTGCACCTGAAGTAGTTTACAGAAAAGGATACGACGGAGCTAACGCAGATGCATGGTCATGTGGGGTTATTCTCTTCGTATTTCTCGCCGGTTGTTTACCATTTGATGATTCAAATTTACCTAACATGTATAAAGCTATACATCGCCGTGAATTTAAGTTTCCCGATTGGATTTCAAAGCCGGCTCGGAAAGTAATAAACCGGTTGCTTGACCCGAACCCGGATACGAGATACAGTATTGAGGAGTTGATGAATACTTCATGGTTTAAAAGATCTTCATCAATGAAACAAGAAGAGATTAAGCAATTTGGTGAGGGGATTTTGGAGAAGGAAAGTAGTAAACATATGGGGAGAATGAATGCGTTTGATATTATATCGATGAATTCGGGGTTGGATTTGTCGGGGTTGTTTGAAATGGGATTGAATAAGAAAGAAATGAGGTTTACGACGAATGTGGGGGTGATTGAGGTTGGGGAGAAAGTGATGAAGATTGGGAAAGATGGAGGGTATAGAGTGGAAAGAAGGAAGAGTGGGGGAATTGGGTTGGTGAAAGGGAGAGTGGTTTTGTTGGTGGAAATGTTGGAGGTGGCAAAGGAGTTATGGTTGGTGGAGTTTAAGGTTGTGAATGGTGGAACAGAATTTGAGGATTGTCAATGGGAGGAATTGAaaattgggttgaaagatattgTTGTTTCATGGTACAATGATGGATCTTGAAGAGgattggtggtggtggtggtggtggaacATGGCAGTGGCCAGTGGCCAGCGGCCGGCGGCAAAGTTTGAGTTCCCTTTGTGGTGGCAGATGGCGGCGGATGGAAGCGGCATTACATAGTGGTAGGTGTCTTTGATACTTGATCTTCCAGGGTGTATAGGCAATTTAGGCATTAGGCAGTAATTAGGGAGCTAAAATGTAGTTCTTGTTAGTCTTTTTTGGATTCTGTAAATTGAAATGGAAATCATATTTTTGGTTTAGTTGCACATATTTTTTAATCGTTTCTTTTTAATATTTCCATTTGATTTGAATCTAGTGCTAGACCCATGGATCATGAAATATATCTCTATAATTTTTTCAAGGTTAGGTAGCCCGATGCGAGCAGTGGCTGCTCCCACGGCTCGATAATCAAATTTGGTTTGTAAATCTTTCAGAAAATAGTTTTAAATGGGTGGGTGGCTGTGGAATTCCATTCTTTTAGAAGACACTGAAAATGACAAATTAGATAATGATTTCCAATCTCAGTGCAAGCTAAGTAAGTTCTATAAACGgttcaaaaaatcaaaattttcaacGTCTTCATGAGTTTCTTAGTGTTTTCCCTGCTTCAGTTTCTTTGAATCAAGTCTGAAACATGGCAGTGGCAAAAAACAAGGTAAGTCACCAATTTGACAGCACAAATGACAGCAGACAGAAACAACACAGAATTTGAAGTTTGTAGGTTCTTGCAGCAACCTCTCAAGTtaatatatacaataataacaaaaTTCACATATTTAGAGGATTTCTTAACATACATATAGGGATGGGACATATTTAGAGGATTTCTTAACATACATATAGTGACGGGACAAAAGTTATTGGATTCACGTGAACCCGTAATTGACACGGTAGATCCGCCCCTGGACAGAAAACTCATGGCTGCCATCAAAAGTTGCTTAAGCAACAGTAAAAATCTCTTTTGGTCCCCCTCCCCCCACCAAGTAGTCCCAATAAGGTTGATGCAATGAAAGACCAAGAACCAAATATTTGACATACATAAATATAGTAGTATTAACTTTTGTCAACCAAAGTTTCACCCAAGTATAATTTGCTGCAAACATAAATAAACAAGTTGCAGAAAAGAACCAATTGGAGATAAAATCTTGTACAGTGCAGAAAAAGCATAGATCTCCATTTCACCACACAACAAATACTAGCAGCTGTTGAGCTGGTTGTTGGATCCAGCAGCTTAATCAACAAGGTGCTATTTCAAAGACATTACACTGCTGCAGCAAAAAACACTAGAGAAAGATGCACTTAATAATTAAATGTATAGAGCTGGCAAAGAAAATATCTACACATGCTAGACAGGCTTAAACCACTTACAAGATAGCATCTAAAAGTATCTCCACTAGCACATAATGTAATGTAGTTTTCCTGttaatgaaaaaaatataatgaCCTGAAAAAAGGGATTTGGATTCCTCTGATGCTTCTGTATTGATGATAATCCTATCCCAGTTTAATAATGTCATGTCCAACTTtaccatgtgaccaggaggtcacgggtttgagccgtggaaacatcctcttgcagaaatgtagggtaaggttgcgtacaatatacccgtgtggtccggcccttccgcTGCCCTTAATATGTCAAAAAGAAATGCTTAACCTATTGATTATTGTTTAGTGGAGGCAATAATAAAGTTATGGTAAATCTGTTTTCTGAAAATGAGTTAGACGTTGATTAGCACTAGTCGTCATTTTGCAGTCTTGTTTCTCAGGCAGTAGCACTCCAAACAAGTCAAAGTTTTGGCTCAAACTGCTGCAGAAACTGAGTTTTAATTACCTAACAGACTTCAGCAACTAACAATTCTCAACTAGTAGATTACTGTAAGCTTCCATTAGTTCATACAGTTCACACCATTGAAAGGCAGCTCCTTATTCTTAAAGCAGGTTCAAATTAGCGTCGAGAATTGAACCACTTACATACCATCAGATAGTGTTTGTTAAGTTTTTGATGCATACCATTAGTATTAATAAGTTTGGCAAGCAACAGTCTTTGACGCATCAGTGACACAGTTAAGTAACAATGTGTCTTTACTACTTGTATTCACAGTTCCTCAAGCTACCTCTCTCTGGAAAAGTGCTTCTTGCTTCCCGTAGCATACCATCAGatgacgacaacaacaacaacaacaacaacaacaacaacaacaacaacaacaacaaacccagtgtattcccacaagtagggtctggggagggtagtgtgtacgcataccttacccctaccttatgaagATAGAGAGCCTGTTTCCGGTAGAGTTCAAGGAACAATGAATCGAAACaacaaacaatagcaacaaggTAATAGGGTAATGAAAGCGAATA of the Nicotiana tabacum cultivar K326 chromosome 7, ASM71507v2, whole genome shotgun sequence genome contains:
- the LOC107760209 gene encoding CBL-interacting serine/threonine-protein kinase 7, whose protein sequence is MDVKHPQPPPSTVKIKRTTSSDGSGTGTIILNKYQLGRLLGRGSFAKVYLGRCLDDNNTEVAIKVINKTGSTTTFDASMEPRIIREVSAMRRLNHHPNILKLHEVMATKTKIYFVMELAHGGELFTKLNRRGGRFSESTARFYFHQLVSALHFCHQNGVAHRDIKPQNLLLDKDGHLKISDFGLSALPEQLRNGLLHTACGTPAYTAPEVVYRKGYDGANADAWSCGVILFVFLAGCLPFDDSNLPNMYKAIHRREFKFPDWISKPARKVINRLLDPNPDTRYSIEELMNTSWFKRSSSMKQEEIKQFGEGILEKESSKHMGRMNAFDIISMNSGLDLSGLFEMGLNKKEMRFTTNVGVIEVGEKVMKIGKDGGYRVERRKSGGIGLVKGRVVLLVEMLEVAKELWLVEFKVVNGGTEFEDCQWEELKIGLKDIVVSWYNDGS